From a region of the Corythoichthys intestinalis isolate RoL2023-P3 chromosome 7, ASM3026506v1, whole genome shotgun sequence genome:
- the psmg4 gene encoding proteasome assembly chaperone 4: MCENGDMLDCISVHNFSERFMEQTVHFHVMKLSGAFFLWVGSSPLLSNLAVSMSSRYDSMPLSTLVMGDPSDTAPNSLAQRLAKKTKKQVFLSYSLPMADSSLSLLVENRIKKELELHPGKF, encoded by the exons atgtgtgaaaacGGAGATATGTTGGATTGTATTTCAGTTCACAATTTTTCGGAGAGATTTATGGAGCAGACTGTTCATTTTCATGTCATGAAGCTCTCTGGTGCTTTTTTCCTCTGGGTTGGTTCGAGTCCACTTTTGTCTAACTTGGCGGTTTCAATGAGCAGCAGATAT GACTCAATGCCATTATCTACATTAGTGATGGGGGACCCGTCAGATACTGCCCCAAATTCTTTGGCACAGAGATTAG CAAAGAAGACCAAAAAGCAGGTGTTTCTTAGTTACAGCCTTCCAATGGCTGACTCCAGCCTGTCTCTGCTAGTGGAAAACAGAATAAAAAAGGAACTTGAGCTTCATCCAGGgaagttttga